In a genomic window of Ipomoea triloba cultivar NCNSP0323 chromosome 3, ASM357664v1:
- the LOC116014391 gene encoding protein DETOXIFICATION 3-like: MEEESPEREERKWRITGKDFSQEMKKVGCIAAPMVAVAVFQYLLQVASVMMVGHLGQLSLSSVAIATSLTNVTGFSLLSGLVGGLETLCGQAYGAQQYHKLSVYTYSAIISLFLVTMPISVLWIFMDKLLVLVGQEPSIAIEAKKYSLWLIPALLGGAIQKPLVRYLQTQSLTRPLLLSSLAALCFHVPVCWAMIFKLGLGNKGAAIAFSLANWLYIVILVVYVRYSSSCEKTRAVPSMDSFRVIGQFFRLAVPSAVMVCLKWWSLELLILLSGLLPNPKLETSVLSICLTISTLHFTVSYGFGAAASTRVSNELGAGNPHKARLAACTVTFVAAVETFTVSAALFLCRHFVGRAYSSEKQVVDYIAAMGLLLCISIVTDTFQAVISGIARGSGWQHIGAYVNLGAFYLIGIPVSLVLGFILHQRAKGFWIGIVIGSAVQAAVLSTITAFTDWQEQATTAEERISEGRESQDKFSH, translated from the exons ATGGAGGAGGAGTCGCCGGAAAGGGAAGAGAGGAAATGGAGAATAACTGGGAAAGACTTTTCTCAAGAGATGAAGAAGGTGGGTTGCATTGCCGCGCCGATGGTGGCCGTCGCAGTTTTCCAGTACCTCCTTCAAGTTGCGTCGGTGATGATGGTCGGCCATCTCGGCCAACTCTCGCTCTCTAGCGTCGCCATTGCCACTTCTCTCACTAACGTCACCGGCTTCAGTCTTCTT TCGGGGCTGGTTGGTGGTCTCGAGACCCTTTGCGGGCAGGCTTATGGAGCGCAGCAATATCACAAGCTCAGTGTTTACACTTACAGTGCTATAATCTCTCTATTCCTGGTGACTATGCCGATTTCTGTGTTGTGGATTTTCATGGATAAATTACTGGTTTTAGTGGGACAAGAGCCCTCCATCGCCATTGAAGCCAAGAAATACTCGTTGTGGCTTATTCCTGCACTGTTGGGGGGAGCTATTCAGAAGCCACTGGTTCGATACCTGCAGACTCAGAGCTTGACTCGTCCGCTGCTCTTAAGCTCCTTGGCCGCTCTTTGTTTCCACGTTCCAGTTTGCTGGGCTATGATATTCAAGCTTGGGTTGGGAAACAAAGGGGCAGCCATAGCCTTCAGCTTGGCTAACTGGTTATACATTGTGATCCTTGTGGTTTATGTCAGATATTCCAGTTCGTGTGAGAAGACCCGAGCTGTTCCCTCCATGGATTCTTTTCGTGTTATCGGCCAATTCTTTCGCCTTGCCGTTCCTTCTGCTGTTATGGTTTG TCTTAAATGGTGGTCGCTTGAGTTACTTATTTTGCTTTCTGGGTTGTTGCCTAACCCAAAACTTGAGACATCGGTGCTGTCAATATG CTTAACAATCTCTACATTACACTTCACAGTATCGTATGGATTCGGAGCTGCTGCAAG CACCCGAGTTTCGAACGAGTTGGGGGCTGGGAACCCACACAAGGCTCGACTTGCAGCCTGCACGGTGACGTTTGTTGCAGCCGTGGAGACCTTCACAGTAAGCGCAGCTCTGTTTCTCTGCCGGCATTTTGTGGGGCGAGCCTACAGCAGCGAGAAGCAAGTGGTGGATTACATTGCAGCAATGGGCCTTCTTCTCTGCATCTCCATTGTCACTGACACCTTCCAAGCAGTCATTTCTG GCATTGCAAGGGGGAGTGGGTGGCAGCATATTGGGGCGTATGTGAATCTGGGGGCGTTTTATCTGATTGGAATTCCAGTTTCTCTAGTTCTGGGCTTCATTCTTCACCAGAGAGCAAAAGGGTTCTGGATTGGAATAGTAATTGGCTCCGCTGTGCAGGCTGCTGTTCTATCCACCATAACAGCCTTCACCGACTGGCAAGAACAG GCGACAACGGCCGAGGAAAGGATATCAGAAGGCAGAGAATCCCAGGACAAGTTTAGTCATTAA